The Catenuloplanes niger genome includes a window with the following:
- a CDS encoding phytanoyl-CoA dioxygenase family protein, translated as MNSVTETPVAARIAECDIRRTGLLPEHVTAFRRQGVLAVRGLLTPQELADVQEAGRTLIDRAWSARSMDDTVWTLEPDQPDAAPVRIEYVVDKSRQIAMLAGHPLLLQIMEQLVGPNLIPTWDSMVFKTPAGAPRLPWHRDAGLYDHAVGITGMGRVIDAGIYLDPAPEDNCVWCIPESNYWDDERVTATADRLNATEWDTTGAIPAVMQPGDLLLHNILTLHGAPAVVGKQRRVIYFEYRPAEVEWQLGPHTEDYIGLKQQALRSCVRMRAEDPRFAGEEPFDYRPAETLRRWAGRPDVDTLRFAHEDHWRW; from the coding sequence ATGAACTCCGTCACCGAGACGCCCGTCGCGGCCCGGATCGCGGAATGCGACATCCGGCGCACCGGGCTGTTGCCCGAGCACGTCACCGCGTTCCGCCGGCAGGGTGTGCTGGCCGTGCGCGGACTGCTCACCCCGCAGGAACTGGCCGACGTGCAGGAGGCCGGCCGCACGCTCATCGACCGGGCGTGGTCGGCCCGTTCCATGGACGACACCGTCTGGACGCTGGAGCCCGACCAGCCGGACGCCGCGCCGGTGCGGATCGAGTACGTGGTGGACAAGTCCCGGCAGATCGCGATGCTGGCCGGTCACCCGCTGCTGCTGCAGATCATGGAGCAGCTGGTCGGCCCCAACCTGATCCCGACCTGGGACAGCATGGTGTTCAAGACGCCGGCCGGCGCGCCGCGGCTCCCCTGGCACCGCGACGCCGGGCTGTACGACCACGCGGTCGGCATCACCGGCATGGGCCGGGTCATCGACGCCGGCATCTACCTCGACCCCGCGCCCGAGGACAACTGCGTCTGGTGCATCCCGGAGTCGAACTACTGGGACGACGAGCGGGTCACCGCGACCGCCGACCGCCTCAACGCCACGGAGTGGGACACCACCGGCGCGATACCGGCCGTGATGCAGCCGGGAGATCTGCTGCTGCACAACATCCTCACGCTGCACGGCGCGCCCGCGGTGGTCGGCAAGCAGCGCCGGGTCATCTACTTCGAGTACCGGCCGGCCGAGGTGGAGTGGCAGCTGGGACCGCACACCGAGGACTACATCGGCCTCAAGCAGCAGGCGCTGCGCTCCTGCGTCCGGATGCGGGCGGAGGACCCGCGGTTCGCCGGCGAGGAGCCGTTCGACTACCGGCCCGCCGAGACGCTCCGGCGCTGGGCCGGCCGGCCGGACGTCGACACGCTGCGGTTCGCGCACGAGGACCACTGGCGATGGTGA
- a CDS encoding FkbM family methyltransferase, which translates to MSDQQVADATRRNDDYDRLTVEIIERVCGPAAVTVDLGAGVGEITRHLVRVAPRGTHFAVEPLPDLADELADRLPSVTVIRAAAADTSGPRAYVHVVSNPGYSGLRRRPYDRPDESLREITVETVRLDDVIPADLRVDLIKIDVEGGEVVALRGAADTLRRGGPVVVFEHGGDRVMREYGTTTDDLWSLLVDELGYRVFTLPAWLAGEPALDRAALTAALTRDWYFVADRTAGSTTDEQKGFGR; encoded by the coding sequence GTGAGCGATCAGCAGGTGGCCGACGCCACCCGGCGCAACGACGACTACGACCGGCTCACCGTCGAGATCATCGAGCGGGTCTGCGGGCCGGCCGCGGTCACCGTCGACCTCGGCGCCGGCGTCGGTGAGATCACCCGGCACCTGGTGCGGGTGGCGCCGCGGGGTACCCACTTCGCGGTGGAGCCGCTGCCCGATCTGGCCGACGAGCTGGCCGACCGGCTGCCGTCGGTCACGGTGATCAGGGCGGCGGCCGCCGACACCTCGGGCCCGCGCGCCTACGTGCACGTCGTGTCCAACCCCGGCTACAGCGGCCTGCGGCGGCGCCCGTACGACCGGCCGGACGAGAGCCTGCGTGAGATCACCGTGGAGACGGTCCGGCTGGACGACGTCATCCCCGCGGACCTGCGCGTCGACCTGATCAAGATCGACGTGGAGGGCGGCGAGGTCGTGGCCCTGCGCGGCGCGGCCGACACGCTGCGGCGCGGCGGGCCGGTGGTCGTGTTCGAGCACGGCGGCGACCGGGTCATGCGCGAGTACGGCACGACCACCGACGACCTGTGGTCGCTGCTGGTGGACGAGCTGGGATACCGGGTGTTCACCCTGCCGGCCTGGCTGGCCGGCGAGCCCGCGCTGGATCGGGCCGCGCTCACCGCGGCGCTGACGCGGGACTGGTACTTCGTCGCGGACCGCACCGCCGGGTCCACGACCGACGAACAGAAGGGTTTTGGTCGATGA
- a CDS encoding NAD(P)/FAD-dependent oxidoreductase produces MVSTVLVIGGGPAGSTAAALLARAGLSVTLLEKETFPRYHIGESIASSCRTIVDFVGALDEIDARGYTEKNGVLLRWGKEDWAIDWTEIFGPGVRSWQVDRDDFDHVLLTNAAKQGATVIEGAEVKRVLFDGDRAVGAEWAEPRTGERRTGTFDFVVDASGRAGLIPARHFKHRRANETFKNVAIWGYWDGGALLPSSPQGGINVIGAPDGWYWVIPLRDNRFSVGFVCHQTRFLERRKDHESLEAMLAALVEESPTVRGLMANGTYQPGVRVEQDFSYVSDSFCGPGYFAAGDSACFLDPLLSTGVHLAFYSGLLASASILAIINEDVTEEQACGFYETLYRNAFERLFTLVAAVYQQQAGKANYFALADRLVGEHDEAEYERVDGAKAFAQLIAGLADVGDAMAGRNVPPQMPASDEGNSVGQLFVAAEQARRMAEAGVPKAPVSEALNKVDGLELFDPETGLYLMTNPRLGIGRTRSA; encoded by the coding sequence ATGGTCAGCACGGTATTGGTCATCGGTGGTGGTCCCGCTGGGTCGACCGCCGCGGCGCTGCTCGCGCGTGCGGGACTGTCGGTCACCCTGCTGGAGAAAGAGACCTTCCCCCGGTACCACATCGGCGAGTCCATCGCCTCCTCGTGCCGGACCATCGTCGACTTCGTCGGCGCGCTGGACGAGATCGACGCCCGCGGCTACACCGAGAAGAACGGTGTCCTGCTGCGGTGGGGCAAGGAGGACTGGGCCATCGACTGGACCGAGATCTTCGGTCCCGGTGTGCGGTCCTGGCAGGTGGACCGGGACGACTTCGATCACGTGCTGCTGACCAACGCCGCCAAGCAGGGCGCCACGGTGATCGAGGGTGCCGAGGTCAAGCGGGTGCTCTTCGACGGCGACCGCGCGGTGGGCGCGGAGTGGGCCGAGCCCCGCACCGGGGAGCGTCGGACCGGCACGTTCGACTTCGTGGTGGACGCCTCCGGCCGGGCCGGCCTGATCCCGGCGCGGCACTTCAAGCACCGGCGGGCCAATGAGACCTTCAAGAACGTCGCCATCTGGGGCTACTGGGACGGCGGCGCGCTGCTGCCCAGCTCGCCGCAGGGCGGGATCAACGTGATCGGCGCGCCGGACGGCTGGTACTGGGTGATCCCGCTGCGCGACAACCGCTTCAGCGTCGGGTTCGTCTGCCACCAGACGCGGTTCCTGGAGCGGCGCAAGGACCACGAGTCGCTGGAGGCCATGCTGGCCGCGCTGGTCGAGGAGTCCCCGACCGTACGTGGTCTGATGGCGAACGGTACGTACCAGCCGGGCGTCCGCGTCGAGCAGGACTTCTCGTACGTCTCCGACAGCTTCTGCGGCCCCGGCTACTTCGCCGCGGGCGACAGCGCGTGCTTCCTGGACCCGCTGCTGTCGACCGGCGTGCACCTGGCGTTCTACAGCGGCCTGCTCGCGTCCGCGTCGATCCTGGCGATCATCAACGAGGACGTCACCGAGGAGCAGGCCTGCGGGTTCTACGAGACGCTCTACCGCAACGCGTTCGAGCGGCTGTTCACGCTGGTCGCGGCCGTCTACCAGCAGCAGGCCGGCAAGGCCAACTACTTCGCGCTGGCCGACCGGCTGGTCGGGGAGCACGACGAGGCCGAGTACGAACGGGTCGACGGCGCCAAGGCGTTCGCCCAGCTGATCGCCGGGCTCGCCGACGTCGGCGACGCCATGGCCGGCCGCAACGTACCGCCGCAGATGCCGGCGTCCGACGAGGGCAATTCGGTCGGCCAGCTGTTCGTCGCGGCCGAGCAGGCCCGCCGGATGGCCGAGGCCGGCGTGCCGAAGGCGCCGGTCAGTGAGGCGCTCAACAAGGTCGACGGTCTCGAGCTGTTCGACCCGGAGACCGGCCTGTACCTGATGACGAACCCCCGGCTCGGCATCGGACGGACCCGGTCGGCGTGA
- a CDS encoding thiamine pyrophosphate-dependent dehydrogenase E1 component subunit alpha, which produces MRLIREFEEHCLEKALTGTIVGGIHPYIGQEAVAVGVSAHLRTDDVITSTHRGHGHVLAKGADPKRALAELYGASTGLNRGRGGSMHAADVGLGIYGANGIVGAGAPIAVGAAWAARRAGHDDRVAVAFFGDGALSQGVVLEAFNMAALWSLPVLFVCENNGYATSLPVDRGLAGDPVRRAAGFGLTAAAVDGMDVEAVAEAAGRAVAACRAGAGPHFLECATYRFHGHHTVEHLMGTKYRDDDEVAGARARDPLTRQRARLAPEAADAVDAEIAALIAEAEAFASSSPGSDPRDALDYLYAGTVPARPGA; this is translated from the coding sequence ATGCGCCTGATCCGAGAGTTCGAGGAGCACTGCCTCGAGAAGGCCCTCACCGGGACGATCGTCGGTGGCATCCATCCCTACATCGGGCAGGAGGCCGTCGCGGTCGGCGTCAGTGCGCACCTGCGGACGGACGACGTCATCACCAGCACCCACCGCGGGCACGGGCACGTGCTCGCCAAGGGCGCGGACCCGAAACGGGCGCTGGCCGAGCTGTACGGCGCCAGCACCGGCCTGAACCGCGGACGCGGCGGCTCGATGCACGCGGCCGACGTGGGACTGGGCATCTACGGCGCGAACGGGATCGTGGGCGCGGGCGCGCCGATCGCGGTGGGCGCGGCCTGGGCGGCCCGGCGCGCGGGCCACGACGACCGGGTGGCCGTCGCGTTCTTCGGCGACGGCGCACTCAGCCAGGGCGTGGTCCTGGAGGCCTTCAACATGGCCGCGCTGTGGTCGCTGCCGGTGCTGTTCGTCTGCGAGAACAACGGTTACGCCACCAGCCTGCCGGTCGACCGCGGACTGGCGGGCGACCCGGTGCGCCGCGCGGCCGGCTTCGGCCTGACCGCGGCGGCGGTGGACGGGATGGACGTGGAGGCGGTGGCCGAGGCGGCCGGCCGGGCGGTGGCCGCCTGCCGGGCCGGCGCGGGACCGCACTTCCTCGAGTGCGCGACGTACCGGTTCCACGGCCATCACACCGTGGAACACCTGATGGGCACCAAGTACCGCGACGACGACGAGGTGGCCGGTGCGCGGGCGCGCGATCCGCTGACCCGGCAGCGTGCCCGGCTCGCACCGGAGGCCGCCGACGCCGTCGACGCCGAGATCGCCGCGCTGATCGCCGAGGCGGAGGCGTTCGCCAGTTCCAGCCCGGGATCCGACCCGCGGGATGCCCTGGACTACCTCTACGCCGGCACGGTGCCGGCGCGACCGGGAGCGTGA
- a CDS encoding alpha-ketoacid dehydrogenase subunit beta has product MPSLSYVAAVNRALRDEMARDERVCVLGEDVSQGITGLTKGLADVYGTGRVVDMPLSEQAFTSLATGAAIAGQRPVVEFQIPSLLYLVFEQIANQAHKFSLMTGGQASVPVTYLFPGSGSRSGMAGQHSDHPYSLLAHVGIKTAVPATPSDAYGLLLSAIREPDPVAVFAPTLLMGASEEIDDGDLEAVPLGSARVCREGTDVTVVAVGHLVPIALQVAAALAGEASIEVIDPRTVYPVDWETLGKSITRTGRLVVIDDSNRMCGFGSEIAATAVEEFGLTVPPVRLSRPDGAVIPYALNLDHALLPDAGGLVGAIRAVLR; this is encoded by the coding sequence ATGCCCAGCCTTTCCTACGTCGCGGCGGTGAACCGGGCGCTGCGCGACGAGATGGCCCGTGACGAGCGCGTGTGCGTCCTCGGCGAGGACGTGAGCCAGGGCATCACCGGCCTCACCAAGGGCCTGGCCGACGTGTACGGCACCGGCCGGGTGGTGGACATGCCGCTGTCCGAGCAGGCGTTCACCAGCCTGGCCACCGGGGCCGCGATCGCGGGTCAGCGGCCGGTCGTGGAGTTCCAGATCCCGTCGCTGCTGTACCTGGTGTTCGAGCAGATCGCGAACCAGGCGCACAAGTTCTCACTGATGACCGGCGGGCAGGCCAGCGTCCCGGTCACCTACCTCTTCCCCGGCTCCGGATCCCGGTCCGGCATGGCCGGGCAGCACTCCGACCACCCGTACAGCCTGCTCGCGCACGTGGGCATCAAGACCGCGGTGCCGGCCACGCCGAGCGACGCGTACGGACTGCTGCTGTCCGCGATCCGGGAGCCGGACCCGGTCGCCGTGTTCGCGCCGACGCTGCTGATGGGCGCGTCCGAGGAGATCGACGACGGCGACCTCGAGGCCGTGCCGCTGGGCAGCGCCCGGGTGTGCCGCGAGGGTACGGACGTCACCGTGGTCGCGGTCGGCCACCTGGTCCCGATCGCGCTCCAGGTGGCCGCCGCGCTGGCCGGGGAGGCGTCGATCGAGGTCATCGATCCGCGCACGGTCTATCCGGTCGACTGGGAAACGCTCGGCAAGTCGATCACCCGGACCGGCCGGCTGGTCGTGATCGACGACTCGAACCGGATGTGCGGGTTCGGCTCCGAGATCGCGGCGACCGCGGTCGAGGAGTTCGGGCTGACGGTGCCGCCGGTGCGGCTCTCCCGGCCGGACGGTGCGGTGATCCCGTACGCGCTGAACCTGGACCACGCGCTGCTGCCCGACGCCGGCGGGCTCGTCGGCGCGATCCGTGCGGTGCTGCGGTAG
- a CDS encoding glycosyltransferase family 2 protein produces MASRRPRVATITVSTDEAGWLRRCFAALTGSDTEGFDLDVYLVDNASTDGGADLVAREFPGVRIIRNRVNLGFTGANNVGIRAALADGADYVFLVNPDTWSPPGLVRAMVEFAERWPEYGIIGPLQYRYDAGSAELREFNDWTSTALWLGEQHAFAGDRLDHPSPAGSPAGRAPRTLEHAYVQGAALFARAATLRAIGILDEVFHTYYEEVDLCRRARWAGWRVALLLDEGIQHHGGGGAATRSTYTRVHMRRNRYYCLLTDVDWSPVKAARLAARWLVADLRGRSVVGRIPPMTGARETVAAMRWLAGQAPTIVARRQRHRGLRAARPAVRAEVAS; encoded by the coding sequence ATGGCATCGAGACGCCCTCGGGTGGCGACGATCACGGTGAGCACCGACGAGGCCGGCTGGCTGCGCCGCTGCTTCGCGGCGCTGACCGGCAGCGACACCGAGGGCTTCGACCTGGACGTGTACCTGGTCGACAACGCATCGACGGACGGCGGCGCGGACCTGGTCGCCCGGGAGTTCCCCGGCGTGCGAATCATCCGCAACCGGGTGAACCTCGGGTTCACCGGCGCCAACAACGTGGGCATCCGGGCCGCGCTCGCCGACGGCGCGGACTACGTCTTCCTCGTCAACCCGGACACCTGGTCCCCACCCGGGCTGGTCCGGGCGATGGTCGAGTTCGCCGAGCGGTGGCCGGAGTACGGGATCATCGGCCCGCTGCAGTACCGCTACGACGCCGGCTCGGCCGAGCTCCGCGAGTTCAACGACTGGACCAGCACCGCGCTGTGGCTGGGCGAGCAGCACGCGTTCGCGGGCGACCGGCTGGATCATCCGTCCCCGGCCGGCAGTCCGGCCGGCCGCGCACCCCGGACGCTGGAGCACGCCTACGTCCAGGGGGCGGCCCTGTTCGCACGCGCGGCCACGCTGCGCGCGATCGGCATCCTGGACGAGGTCTTCCACACCTACTACGAGGAGGTGGACCTCTGCCGGCGCGCCCGGTGGGCGGGCTGGCGGGTGGCCCTGCTGCTCGACGAGGGCATCCAGCACCACGGCGGTGGCGGCGCGGCCACGCGCAGCACCTACACCCGGGTGCACATGCGGCGTAACCGCTACTACTGCCTGCTCACGGACGTGGACTGGAGCCCGGTCAAGGCGGCCCGGCTGGCCGCCCGCTGGCTCGTGGCGGACCTGCGCGGCCGGAGCGTGGTCGGCCGGATCCCGCCGATGACCGGCGCCCGGGAGACCGTGGCGGCGATGCGCTGGCTCGCCGGCCAGGCACCGACGATCGTGGCGCGCCGGCAGCGCCACCGCGGCCTGCGCGCGGCCCGGCCGGCCGTGCGGGCGGAGGTGGCGTCATGA
- a CDS encoding glycosyltransferase family protein, whose amino-acid sequence MTGPRLLISGNFHWNAGFSHTVAGYVRAAREAGCEVRISGPLSRMDGEVPRLLPVEPDIGWGTHLVVMFEARQFLTPEQIELAGTFPRSRRLVVDFDLHGADEQPELGVDGTAGRYTAESWRTLYGALSDLVLQPRISGAMPPGVEFFQCYGMPETVRHPSELGPERDYGVQYIGSNWWRWKPLTALVEAAATLDPVPRFRVCGRFWDGGAVSPGFEDATTSVPGWLAERGVEVCPPVPFGQVIPEMGRSLISPILVRPLVAGTSLLTPRMFETLASGSLPVLSADAEFLAAVYGDESEHLLLGADPAATLDRLVTDFERHARIVGRIQDRVRARYSYPQVLRNLLAFFG is encoded by the coding sequence ATGACCGGGCCCCGCCTCCTGATCTCCGGCAACTTCCACTGGAACGCCGGGTTCAGCCACACCGTGGCCGGCTACGTCCGGGCCGCCCGCGAGGCCGGCTGCGAGGTCCGGATCAGCGGCCCACTGTCCCGGATGGACGGTGAGGTGCCGCGGCTGCTGCCGGTCGAGCCGGATATCGGCTGGGGCACGCACCTCGTGGTGATGTTCGAGGCCCGGCAGTTCCTGACCCCGGAGCAGATCGAGCTGGCCGGCACGTTCCCCCGGTCCCGCCGGCTGGTCGTCGACTTCGATCTGCACGGCGCGGACGAGCAGCCGGAGCTGGGGGTGGACGGCACCGCGGGCCGGTACACCGCCGAGAGCTGGCGCACGCTGTACGGCGCGCTGAGCGATCTGGTGCTGCAACCGAGGATCTCCGGCGCGATGCCGCCGGGCGTGGAGTTCTTCCAGTGCTACGGCATGCCGGAGACCGTGCGGCACCCGTCGGAGCTCGGCCCGGAGCGGGACTACGGCGTGCAGTACATCGGCAGCAACTGGTGGCGGTGGAAGCCGCTCACCGCGCTGGTGGAGGCGGCGGCGACGCTGGATCCGGTACCGCGCTTCCGGGTCTGCGGTCGCTTCTGGGACGGCGGTGCCGTCTCTCCCGGCTTCGAGGACGCGACCACGAGCGTGCCGGGCTGGCTGGCCGAGCGTGGCGTCGAGGTCTGCCCACCGGTGCCGTTCGGACAGGTGATCCCGGAGATGGGCCGGTCGCTGATCTCGCCGATCCTGGTCCGGCCGCTGGTGGCGGGCACGAGCCTGCTGACGCCACGGATGTTCGAGACGCTGGCGTCCGGGAGCCTGCCGGTGCTCTCCGCCGACGCGGAGTTCCTCGCCGCGGTCTACGGCGACGAGAGCGAGCACCTGCTGCTCGGCGCGGACCCGGCCGCGACGCTGGACCGCCTCGTCACGGACTTCGAGCGGCATGCCCGGATCGTCGGCCGGATCCAGGACCGGGTGCGGGCGCGGTACAGCTACCCCCAGGTGCTGCGGAACCTGCTGGCCTTCTTCGGCTGA
- a CDS encoding glycosyltransferase, with the protein MRVALVTMALRLPTDQSRWITVPPQGYAGIHWVVSNQLDGLLALGHEVFLLGAPGTVPASPAVTVVDAGEIEDMHAWLNGPGASVVDVVHDFSCGQIDPDRLPEGMAYLSTHHLTGRPKYPRNCVYASYAQRAQAGNDVAPVVRISVNPARYTFRAEKDDYLLYLGRISEWKGAYQAAAFAAAAGRRLVVAGPSWEEDYLARILRDFGDTVDVVGEVGAERRLDLISRATAMTVLSQSTMGPWGVVWCEPGSTVVSEAAVCGTPVIGSPNGCLAEIVPHVGTVVPEGSAFTREQARGVVAGLPGPHAVRAAALEQWDHVVLAKEFEAIYHDVLAGRTWT; encoded by the coding sequence ATGCGCGTCGCACTGGTGACCATGGCGCTGCGGCTGCCGACCGACCAGAGTCGCTGGATCACGGTCCCGCCGCAGGGCTACGCCGGCATCCACTGGGTGGTGTCCAACCAGTTGGACGGCCTGCTCGCGCTCGGCCACGAGGTGTTCCTGCTCGGCGCCCCGGGCACCGTCCCGGCCTCGCCCGCGGTCACCGTGGTGGACGCCGGGGAGATCGAGGACATGCACGCCTGGCTCAACGGCCCGGGGGCGTCCGTGGTCGACGTCGTGCACGACTTCTCCTGCGGGCAGATCGACCCGGACCGGCTCCCCGAGGGCATGGCGTACCTGTCCACCCACCACCTCACCGGCCGGCCGAAGTACCCGCGCAACTGCGTGTACGCCTCCTACGCACAGCGCGCCCAGGCCGGGAACGACGTCGCGCCGGTGGTGCGCATCTCGGTGAACCCGGCGCGCTACACGTTCCGCGCCGAGAAGGACGACTACCTGCTCTACCTGGGCCGGATCTCGGAGTGGAAGGGCGCCTACCAGGCCGCCGCGTTCGCCGCCGCCGCCGGGCGCCGCCTCGTCGTGGCCGGCCCGTCCTGGGAGGAGGACTACCTGGCCCGCATCCTGCGGGACTTCGGGGACACCGTCGACGTCGTCGGCGAGGTGGGCGCGGAGCGACGGCTCGACCTGATCTCCCGGGCCACCGCGATGACGGTCCTGTCGCAGAGCACGATGGGGCCGTGGGGCGTGGTCTGGTGCGAGCCCGGCTCGACCGTGGTGTCGGAGGCCGCGGTCTGCGGCACGCCCGTCATCGGCTCGCCCAACGGCTGCCTGGCCGAGATCGTGCCGCACGTAGGGACGGTCGTGCCGGAGGGCTCGGCGTTCACCCGGGAGCAGGCCCGCGGCGTGGTGGCCGGCCTGCCCGGCCCGCACGCGGTCCGGGCCGCCGCGCTGGAGCAGTGGGACCACGTCGTGCTGGCCAAGGAGTTCGAGGCGATCTACCACGACGTGCTCGCCGGCCGGACCTGGACGTGA
- a CDS encoding class I SAM-dependent methyltransferase, translated as MTDPIVRRLIAAAGAPDAGALLMAEEPDAVVATALAEVAGRTILHPGPGTPVTVLFEVGVAAGGQLPYLLTVGPDGPRVRPGRIDDPWVHVRYDLTALVRDVFGPAGPWTGSGRDVTMKDEPGPVEYKPDDPWMVQRDEATRAAHQVLAACGPYRGDLSALALRFGSDKWGGHWYTPHYERHLGGFRDQPVTVLEIGIGGYHEPDAGGASLRMWKHYFGRGLVYGLDVYDKSVLDEPRLTTVRGDQADPDFLDDLARRYGPFDIVIDDGSHVSSHVITAFHALFPHVRPGGMYVVEDLHTSYWPEWGGNGTDLADPATSVGFLKTLVDGLHHRDRIHEHTYEPSYADRHVTGLHLYHNLAFVEKGRNTEQANAAWRPRHDPMADLPAPHRVTEE; from the coding sequence ATGACGGACCCGATCGTCCGGCGCCTGATCGCCGCGGCCGGCGCGCCCGACGCCGGCGCGTTGCTCATGGCCGAGGAGCCGGACGCCGTCGTGGCCACGGCGCTCGCCGAGGTCGCCGGCCGCACGATCCTCCACCCGGGCCCGGGGACGCCGGTGACCGTCCTGTTCGAGGTCGGCGTCGCGGCCGGCGGGCAGCTGCCGTACCTGCTGACGGTCGGCCCGGACGGCCCCCGGGTGCGGCCCGGCCGGATCGACGACCCGTGGGTGCACGTCCGCTACGACCTGACGGCGCTCGTCCGGGACGTGTTCGGGCCGGCCGGGCCGTGGACCGGCAGCGGCCGCGACGTGACCATGAAGGACGAGCCCGGCCCGGTGGAGTACAAGCCGGACGACCCGTGGATGGTGCAGCGGGACGAGGCCACCCGGGCGGCGCACCAGGTGCTCGCGGCCTGCGGGCCGTACCGTGGCGATCTGAGCGCGCTGGCGCTGCGGTTCGGCTCGGACAAGTGGGGCGGGCACTGGTACACACCGCACTACGAGCGGCATCTGGGCGGCTTCCGGGACCAGCCGGTCACCGTACTGGAGATCGGCATCGGCGGTTACCACGAGCCGGACGCCGGCGGCGCCTCGCTGCGCATGTGGAAGCACTACTTCGGCCGCGGCCTGGTGTACGGGCTCGACGTCTACGACAAGTCGGTGCTGGACGAGCCGCGGCTCACCACGGTCCGCGGCGACCAGGCCGATCCGGACTTCCTGGACGACCTGGCCCGGCGGTACGGCCCGTTCGACATCGTGATCGACGACGGCAGCCACGTCAGCAGCCACGTGATCACCGCGTTCCACGCCCTCTTCCCGCACGTCCGCCCGGGCGGCATGTACGTCGTCGAGGACCTGCACACCTCGTACTGGCCGGAGTGGGGCGGGAACGGCACCGACCTGGCCGACCCGGCCACGTCGGTCGGGTTCCTGAAGACGCTCGTCGACGGTCTGCACCACCGCGACCGGATCCACGAGCACACCTACGAGCCGTCCTATGCGGACCGGCACGTGACGGGGCTGCACCTGTACCACAACCTCGCGTTCGTCGAGAAGGGCCGCAACACGGAGCAGGCGAACGCCGCGTGGCGGCCGCGGCACGATCCGATGGCCGACCTGCCGGCACCGCACCGCGTCACGGAGGAGTGA
- a CDS encoding putative sugar O-methyltransferase — protein sequence MSQTYGRSPLWERYNDTQVTKEAVAELAGFKSGDVNFKLALWDPRVNGVRYLKTLVFNLAAGLSPANWARLRRIAHRDVGDPFSITYDGEPVCLDYLQAVLELEFIESRLELAGARVLEIGAGYGRTCHAMLSNHDVAAYHIVDLENSLDLARRYLAAVLTAEQLDRVHFHGVSEAEDGGALRALRFDLAVNIDSFAEMTPGTVRAYLDLIDGHAAHLYVNNPVGKYLDKSLDGHSQGDEVVELALRTGLLRDIVDIHDNRAVAAQSRRFLDAYRPGPGWTLLADARTVPWSFYWQALYRSGASGR from the coding sequence ATGAGCCAGACGTACGGCCGCAGCCCGCTCTGGGAGCGTTACAACGACACCCAGGTCACCAAGGAGGCCGTCGCCGAGCTGGCCGGCTTCAAGTCCGGCGACGTCAACTTCAAGCTGGCGCTCTGGGACCCCCGGGTCAACGGCGTGCGCTACCTGAAGACGCTGGTCTTCAACCTCGCGGCCGGTCTCAGCCCGGCGAACTGGGCCCGCCTGCGCCGGATCGCGCACCGCGACGTCGGCGACCCGTTCTCGATCACCTACGACGGCGAGCCGGTCTGCCTGGACTACCTGCAGGCCGTGCTGGAGCTGGAGTTCATCGAGAGCCGGCTGGAGCTCGCCGGTGCCCGCGTCCTGGAGATCGGCGCCGGCTACGGCCGGACCTGCCACGCGATGCTGTCCAATCACGACGTCGCCGCGTACCACATCGTCGACCTGGAGAACTCGCTCGACCTGGCCCGCCGCTACCTCGCCGCGGTGCTGACCGCGGAGCAGCTCGACCGGGTGCACTTCCACGGCGTGTCGGAGGCGGAGGACGGTGGGGCGCTGCGCGCGCTCCGCTTCGACCTGGCCGTCAACATCGACTCGTTCGCGGAGATGACGCCCGGGACCGTGCGCGCCTACCTGGACCTGATCGACGGCCACGCCGCTCACCTCTACGTCAACAACCCGGTCGGCAAGTACCTGGACAAGAGCCTGGACGGGCACTCCCAGGGCGACGAGGTGGTCGAGCTGGCGCTGCGGACCGGGCTGCTGCGCGACATCGTGGACATCCACGACAACCGCGCCGTGGCGGCGCAGTCCCGCCGGTTCCTCGACGCCTACCGTCCCGGTCCCGGCTGGACGCTGCTCGCCGACGCGAGGACCGTGCCGTGGAGCTTCTATTGGCAGGCGCTCTACCGGTCCGGGGCCTCCGGGCGATGA